A single region of the Gopherus evgoodei ecotype Sinaloan lineage chromosome 3, rGopEvg1_v1.p, whole genome shotgun sequence genome encodes:
- the IL17A gene encoding interleukin-17A produces the protein MAFARHPSLFRTLLLGLILVLSAKNSAHGRAVRTVPNKEGGTDESMSDGCPPQKNSRFPLSVKVNIHISSSSHAIRMAHDVRNRSISPWDYSITKDPNRFPEVIAEAKCRHFSCVNALGQEDYSMNSVPIQQEILILRREQRDCLHSYRLEKQLITVGCTCAVPVLRHQS, from the exons ATGGCTTTTGCAAGACACCCCTCACTG TTCAGGACACTGCTGCTAGGGCTGATCCTGGTGCTCTCGGCTAAGAATTCAGCCCATGGGAGGGCTGTACGGACTGTACCCAACAAGGAAGGAGGCACTGATGAGAGCATGAGTGACGGCTGCCCACCCCAAAAGAATTCCAGATTCCCTCTAAGTGTGAAAGTCAACATACACATCAGCAGCTCCAGTCATGCAATCAGAATGGCTCATGATGTCAGGAACCGGTCTATATCTCCTTGGGATTACAG CATTACCAAGGATCCCAACCGGTTCCCTGAAGTGATCGCTGAGGCCAAGTGTCGCCATTTCAGCTGCGTGAATGCCTTAGGGCAGGAGGATTACAGCATGAACTCCGTCCCCATCCAGCAGGAGATCCTCATTCTCCGACGGGAACAGAGAGACTGCCTGCATTCCTACCGACTGGAGAAGCAGCTCATCACCGTAGGCTGTACCTGCGCTGTGCCTGTTCTCCGACATCAGTCCTGA
- the LOC115647676 gene encoding interleukin-17F-like: MEAKILAELKQRLDIDIGNKAILYTTHSCILCSALTNRGVSLFQFHSLLLMLILVLQAKNSAHGKAVRPGFNIERGTDEKKSDDCLPRKDFRFPLSVQVDISISSTKHAIKVGHDVSNRSMSPWDYSINEDPNRFPQVIAQAKCRHYSCVDSTGQEDYSMNSIPIQHEILVLQREQRGCQHAYRLEKQLVTVGCTCARPIIHYLQ, from the exons ATGGAGGCCAAGATCTTAGCAGAACTGAAACAGAGACTGGACATTGACATAGGTAACAAGGCcatcct CTACACAACCCATTCCTGCATTCTGTGCTCTGCATTAACTAATCGTGGTGTTTCTCTATTTCAGTTCCATTCACTGCTGTTAATGCTGATCCTGGTGCTCCAGGCTAAGAATTCAGCCCATGGAAAGGCAGTACGGCCTGGATTCAACATAGAGAGAGGCACTGATGAGAAAAAGAGTGATGACTGCCTGCCCCGAAAAGATTTCAGATTCCCTCTAAGTGTGCAAGTTGACATAAGCATCAGCAGCACAAAACATGCTATCAAAGTGGGTCATGATGTCAGTAACCGGTCTATGTCTCCCTGGGATTACAG CATTAATGAAGATCCCAACCGGTTCCCCCAAGTGATTGCTCAGGCCAAGTGCCGCCATTACAGCTGTGTGGACTCCACCGGACAGGAGGACTACAGCATGAACTCCATCCCCATCCAACACGAGATCCTTGTTCTCCAACGGGAGCAGAGAGGCTGCCAGCATGCTTACCGGCTGGAGAAACAGCTGGTCACTGTGGGCTGTACCTGTGCCAGGCCCATCATCCACTACCTGCAGTAA